One genomic window of Corallococcus silvisoli includes the following:
- a CDS encoding methylase — protein MDADLDIRTRGRTAPGRLRALDAYLCHFESELLSRNDDAWARAAFVDVGFGEHPWTTLESAVAFRALNPGLPVVGVELDPERAAAAARAHAAPRTHFREGGFALPLAPDEPARLVRAMNLLRQGPQERIPEAHRAMARALLPGGLLVEGSSDTEGAVLVAHLLRRVAGDDAPVREGLLFHTDFSRGFAPLLLRDWLPRDLRRRVRPGEPIHAFFQAWDAAWKAARAAGHSAPPEAFAESVLRLARTTPGVTPDAWLLPRGGLCWRPPGGIAP, from the coding sequence ATGGACGCCGACCTGGACATCCGCACGCGGGGACGGACGGCTCCCGGACGCCTGCGCGCGCTGGATGCGTACCTGTGCCACTTCGAGTCCGAGCTCCTCTCCCGGAACGACGACGCCTGGGCCCGGGCCGCCTTCGTGGACGTGGGCTTCGGCGAGCATCCCTGGACCACGCTGGAGAGCGCCGTGGCCTTCCGCGCGCTCAACCCGGGCCTGCCCGTCGTCGGCGTGGAGCTGGACCCCGAGCGCGCCGCCGCGGCCGCGCGCGCCCACGCGGCTCCCCGCACGCACTTCCGCGAGGGCGGCTTCGCGCTGCCCCTGGCCCCGGATGAACCCGCGCGGCTGGTGCGCGCCATGAACCTGCTGCGCCAGGGCCCGCAGGAGCGCATCCCAGAGGCCCACCGCGCGATGGCGCGGGCGCTGCTGCCCGGGGGACTGCTGGTGGAGGGGAGCTCCGACACGGAGGGGGCGGTGCTGGTGGCCCACCTGCTGCGTCGGGTGGCCGGGGACGACGCGCCCGTGCGCGAGGGCCTGCTGTTTCACACCGACTTCTCCCGGGGCTTCGCGCCGCTGCTTCTTCGCGACTGGCTGCCCCGGGACCTGCGCCGCCGCGTCCGCCCCGGCGAGCCGATCCACGCCTTCTTCCAGGCCTGGGATGCGGCATGGAAGGCGGCGCGCGCCGCCGGCCATTCCGCGCCACCGGAGGCGTTCGCCGAATCCGTCCTCCGGCTGGCGCGCACGACGCCGGGTGTCACGCCCGACGCCTGGCTGCTGCCCCGGGGCGGCCTGTGCTGGCGGCCTCCCGGGGGGATCGCCCCCTGA
- a CDS encoding carboxylate--amine ligase: MEEAAYSDEAPAAVIAARPPALLFSANFYGTLAAARCLGRHGVDVTVADTGRLGPASYSRFVSRRVQCPPESQPEAFLQWLVDFGLREPVKHVLYPTSDELAWLISAHRSKLEDLFHLYDPGVDAVYGLLNKRRLYEVGTEVGLHLPRTWFPQSEEDLEQVRREANFPVLLKPTTQILHATHRKGQPVASPDDLAREYREFARDTYAPMLVKFDPAVVNPMVQEFHPEAAEGIYSLSGFVDESGELFEARAAMKVLQRPRRLGVGVCFESAPLRPDLVAGLTRLCKRLGYHGVFEVEFIQTKDSYLLIDFNPRFYGQMGFDIARGLPLPLLAYHAATGDRDALTRAVEDAREACSAHDDAVFCNRIALEMLLNLQRLSGALPAHEARQWREWFNLHKAKAVDPLIDRDDMMPAAVELATISYGAARHPRAFLRMMVLNR; encoded by the coding sequence ATGGAAGAGGCCGCTTACTCCGATGAGGCCCCCGCGGCCGTCATCGCGGCCCGTCCCCCCGCGTTGCTGTTCTCCGCCAACTTCTACGGCACCCTGGCCGCGGCGCGGTGTCTGGGCCGTCATGGGGTGGACGTGACGGTGGCGGACACCGGCCGCTTGGGGCCCGCGAGCTACTCACGCTTCGTCAGTCGCCGGGTGCAGTGTCCGCCGGAGTCGCAGCCGGAGGCCTTCCTCCAGTGGCTGGTGGACTTCGGCCTGCGCGAACCCGTCAAGCACGTGCTCTACCCGACGAGCGACGAGCTGGCGTGGCTCATCTCCGCGCACCGCTCCAAGCTGGAGGACCTCTTCCACCTCTACGACCCGGGCGTGGACGCGGTGTACGGCCTGCTCAACAAGCGCCGCCTCTACGAGGTGGGCACGGAGGTGGGGCTGCACCTGCCGCGCACCTGGTTCCCCCAGTCCGAGGAGGACCTGGAGCAGGTGCGCCGCGAGGCGAACTTCCCGGTGCTGCTCAAGCCCACGACGCAGATCCTCCACGCCACCCACCGCAAGGGCCAGCCGGTGGCGTCCCCGGACGACCTGGCGCGCGAGTACCGCGAGTTCGCGCGAGACACCTACGCGCCCATGCTCGTGAAGTTCGACCCCGCCGTGGTGAACCCCATGGTGCAGGAGTTCCACCCGGAGGCCGCGGAGGGCATCTACAGCCTCTCCGGCTTCGTGGACGAATCCGGTGAGCTGTTCGAAGCCCGCGCCGCGATGAAGGTCCTCCAGCGTCCGCGCCGCCTGGGCGTGGGCGTCTGCTTCGAGTCCGCGCCGCTGCGCCCGGACCTCGTCGCGGGCCTCACCCGGCTGTGCAAGCGGCTGGGCTACCACGGCGTCTTCGAGGTGGAGTTCATCCAGACGAAGGACTCCTACCTCCTGATCGACTTCAACCCGCGCTTCTACGGGCAGATGGGCTTCGACATCGCGCGGGGGCTGCCCCTGCCGCTGCTCGCGTACCACGCCGCCACGGGGGACCGGGACGCGCTCACCCGCGCCGTGGAGGACGCGCGCGAGGCCTGCTCCGCGCATGACGACGCGGTGTTCTGCAACCGCATCGCGCTGGAGATGCTGCTCAACCTCCAGCGGCTGTCCGGCGCGCTGCCGGCGCACGAGGCCCGGCAGTGGCGGGAGTGGTTCAACCTCCACAAGGCGAAGGCGGTGGATCCGCTCATCGACCGGGACGACATGATGCCCGCGGCGGTGGAGCTGGCCACCATCTCCTACGGGGCCGCGCGCCACCCCCGCGCCTTCCTGCGGATGATGGTCCTCAACCGCTAG
- a CDS encoding type III PLP-dependent enzyme domain-containing protein, producing MSLRRRLVGTAKRQLKQTLGPVVQRAMAPARASLPPGTWELESRAGQGLFLEGVSLSKLAREHGSPLHVVHLAALHRNADAFQAVPPGAAGGCEVYYSYKTNPVPGVLSALHARGVGAEVISAYELWLALKLGVAPERIVYNGPVKSDASIRESITRGIGLLAANHREELDVFARHAAELGKRPRVAVRVTTASGWTSQFGTPIAGGQALAAYRQALAAGTLDVVGLHAHRGELIRTEAELEAFVASVLDFADELHRELGLDLEVLDLGGSLCTPTVEHIEQRDWRLNLTFQRDLPAPDFAAALSIERYVAKVVAQVESHYAKQGRKRPRIFLEPGRAMTGNTQLLLGRVHAIKEGGERMWAVLDMGINHAECVRNEYHQLFHVERPDAPAHRAYTVVGPICTPADTLYHAVRLPELKVGDTLAIMDAGAYFVPFGTSFSFPQPAIVGLEGGQVRLLRRAETHEDLITFDDPGSAAPRTAAAG from the coding sequence GTGAGCCTGCGCCGTCGTCTCGTTGGAACCGCCAAGCGGCAGCTGAAGCAGACCCTGGGGCCCGTGGTGCAACGCGCGATGGCCCCCGCGCGCGCCTCCCTCCCCCCGGGGACGTGGGAGCTGGAGTCGCGCGCCGGCCAGGGGCTGTTCCTGGAGGGCGTGTCGCTGTCGAAGCTGGCGCGGGAGCACGGCTCGCCGCTGCACGTGGTGCACCTGGCCGCGCTGCACCGCAACGCGGACGCGTTCCAGGCGGTGCCCCCGGGGGCGGCCGGCGGCTGCGAGGTGTACTACTCGTACAAGACGAACCCCGTGCCGGGCGTGCTGTCCGCGCTGCACGCGCGGGGCGTGGGCGCGGAGGTGATCTCCGCCTACGAGCTGTGGCTCGCGCTCAAGCTGGGCGTGGCGCCGGAGCGCATCGTCTACAACGGCCCGGTGAAGTCGGACGCGTCCATCCGCGAGTCCATCACCCGGGGCATCGGCCTGCTGGCGGCCAACCACCGCGAGGAGCTGGACGTGTTCGCGCGCCACGCGGCGGAGCTGGGCAAGCGCCCCCGCGTCGCGGTGCGCGTGACGACCGCCTCCGGCTGGACGTCGCAGTTCGGCACGCCCATCGCGGGAGGACAGGCGCTCGCGGCGTACCGCCAGGCGCTGGCGGCGGGGACGCTGGACGTCGTGGGCCTGCACGCGCACCGGGGTGAGCTCATCCGCACGGAGGCGGAGCTGGAGGCCTTCGTCGCCTCCGTGCTGGACTTCGCGGACGAGCTGCACCGGGAGCTGGGGCTGGACCTGGAGGTGCTGGACCTGGGCGGCAGCCTCTGCACGCCGACGGTGGAGCACATCGAGCAGCGGGACTGGCGGCTCAACCTCACCTTCCAGCGCGACCTGCCCGCGCCGGACTTCGCGGCGGCGCTCTCCATCGAGCGGTACGTGGCCAAGGTGGTGGCCCAGGTGGAGTCGCACTACGCGAAGCAGGGCCGCAAGCGGCCGCGCATCTTCCTGGAGCCGGGCCGGGCGATGACGGGCAACACCCAGCTGCTGCTGGGCCGCGTGCACGCGATCAAGGAGGGCGGCGAGCGGATGTGGGCGGTGCTCGACATGGGCATCAACCACGCGGAGTGCGTGCGCAACGAATACCACCAGCTCTTCCACGTGGAGCGGCCGGACGCGCCGGCGCACCGGGCGTACACGGTGGTGGGCCCCATCTGCACCCCGGCCGACACGCTGTACCACGCGGTGCGGCTGCCGGAGCTGAAGGTGGGTGACACGCTGGCCATCATGGACGCGGGCGCGTACTTCGTGCCCTTCGGCACCTCCTTCTCCTTTCCGCAACCGGCCATCGTGGGCCTGGAGGGCGGGCAGGTGCGCCTGCTGCGCCGGGCGGAGACGCACGAGGACCTGATCACCTTCGACGACCCGGGCTCCGCGGCCCCGCGCACGGCCGCCGCCGGCTAG
- a CDS encoding arginyltransferase: MAVLLAHEIENPRPCSYLPEREASLETLLMRDVTAQEYEHLLVRGWRRFGPQYFRPACAACQECVSLRVPVAGFTPNRSQRRARAACAHLRVEVGPPRVDEERLALYRAWHAERETARDWDASELGAREYSLQFAFPHPSAREVAWYDDSDPAGPKLVGLGLCDETPRAWSAVYFFYDPAYARLSLGKASVLFQVELARERGIPYVYLGYRVLACDSLRYKAGFRPHELLEGRPALDAPPEWRAAPEAPPEPSGAS; the protein is encoded by the coding sequence ATGGCCGTCCTGCTGGCACATGAAATCGAGAACCCGCGTCCGTGCAGCTACCTGCCGGAGCGGGAGGCGTCCCTGGAGACGCTGTTGATGCGCGACGTGACGGCCCAGGAGTACGAGCACCTGCTCGTGCGCGGCTGGAGGCGGTTCGGGCCGCAGTACTTCCGGCCCGCGTGCGCGGCGTGCCAGGAGTGCGTGTCGCTGCGCGTGCCGGTGGCGGGCTTCACGCCCAACCGCAGCCAGCGCCGGGCCCGCGCGGCGTGCGCGCACCTGCGCGTGGAGGTGGGGCCGCCGCGCGTGGACGAGGAGCGCCTGGCCCTGTACCGCGCGTGGCACGCGGAGCGGGAGACGGCGCGCGACTGGGATGCGTCCGAGCTGGGCGCGCGGGAGTACTCGCTCCAGTTCGCCTTCCCGCACCCGTCCGCGCGCGAGGTGGCCTGGTACGACGACAGCGACCCGGCCGGCCCGAAGCTCGTGGGCCTGGGCCTGTGCGACGAGACGCCGCGCGCGTGGAGCGCGGTGTACTTCTTCTACGACCCCGCCTACGCGCGGCTGTCGCTGGGCAAGGCGAGCGTCCTGTTCCAGGTGGAGCTGGCGCGCGAGCGGGGCATCCCATACGTCTACCTGGGCTACCGCGTGCTGGCGTGCGACTCCTTGCGCTACAAGGCCGGCTTCCGTCCTCACGAGCTGCTGGAGGGCCGGCCCGCGCTGGACGCGCCGCCGGAATGGCGTGCCGCGCCCGAAGCACCGCCGGAGCCGTCGGGCGCGTCCTGA
- a CDS encoding MBL fold metallo-hydrolase: MRLTLHRGVSLAVLASARTEADHHEDLGCSIQGPTARPVRRAQLPLKRHIAALGREGALREAQALIRWLEQTPRYAALCQGTKRRMGRRVLREDVLFPDPLRHRPRVLHLRQESLGLDVPVRAKDWPAVADLFAALARGATREELRVLASAPVVGELLGDLSQAGWLTRHAGPVRVPAPGALFVGHNTVLVSGREGRVLVDPYFRPAGDVDLPGYAPLQAGDLGRVDAVVITHSHGDHFHLGSLLPLPRDTRIFVPAVARESLFSTDCALRLAQLGFSRVEALRWGEQRQVGDVTVHALPFHGEQPTDGEGPHPDLFNEGNTWLVRSPDFSAAFFADAGHDVRGDMDAVCRRVRKQQGPVDVLFCGVRGFRLPPIFFGFTTLDAFLVNVPRDALTTPQRLMAGPEEALRYGQLLGARYVVPCADGGAPWYWREGMGPRYAGYPGEPVAGASAMDENPDADPYPERLAQVREERGEGPEALLLRPGEALRWRGKRKPEVSRTPGFEWPFGDWREPALQPPRSTSRARQRAAR; this comes from the coding sequence ATGCGACTCACCCTGCACCGCGGCGTCAGCCTGGCCGTCCTCGCCTCCGCCCGCACGGAGGCCGACCATCACGAGGACCTGGGATGCAGCATCCAGGGGCCCACCGCGCGTCCGGTGCGCCGCGCGCAACTGCCGCTGAAGCGCCACATCGCCGCGCTCGGGCGGGAGGGCGCGCTGCGCGAGGCCCAGGCGCTGATCCGCTGGCTGGAGCAGACGCCCCGCTACGCCGCGCTCTGCCAGGGCACGAAGCGGCGCATGGGGCGGCGCGTGCTGCGCGAGGACGTCCTCTTCCCGGATCCGCTGCGCCACCGTCCGCGCGTCCTGCACCTGCGCCAGGAGTCGCTGGGCCTGGATGTGCCGGTGCGCGCGAAGGACTGGCCGGCGGTGGCGGACCTGTTCGCCGCGCTCGCCCGGGGCGCCACGCGCGAGGAGCTCCGGGTCCTGGCCTCCGCGCCGGTGGTGGGCGAGCTGCTCGGCGACCTGTCGCAGGCCGGATGGCTCACGCGTCACGCGGGGCCGGTGCGGGTGCCCGCGCCGGGCGCCCTCTTCGTGGGACACAACACGGTGCTGGTCTCGGGCAGGGAGGGGCGCGTGCTGGTGGATCCCTACTTCCGTCCCGCGGGCGACGTGGACCTGCCCGGCTACGCGCCGTTGCAGGCAGGGGACCTGGGGCGGGTGGACGCGGTGGTCATCACCCACTCACACGGGGACCACTTCCACCTGGGCTCTTTGCTGCCCCTGCCGCGCGACACCCGCATCTTCGTGCCGGCGGTGGCGCGAGAGAGCCTCTTCTCCACGGACTGCGCGCTGCGGCTGGCCCAACTGGGGTTCTCGCGCGTGGAGGCCCTGCGCTGGGGCGAGCAGCGGCAGGTGGGCGACGTGACGGTGCACGCGCTGCCGTTCCACGGCGAGCAGCCCACGGACGGCGAGGGGCCCCACCCGGACCTCTTCAACGAGGGCAACACGTGGCTGGTGCGCTCGCCGGACTTCTCCGCGGCCTTCTTCGCGGACGCCGGCCATGACGTGCGAGGGGACATGGACGCGGTGTGCCGCCGGGTGCGCAAGCAGCAGGGCCCGGTGGACGTGCTCTTCTGCGGCGTGCGCGGCTTCCGGCTGCCGCCCATCTTCTTCGGCTTCACGACGTTGGATGCGTTCCTCGTCAACGTGCCCCGCGACGCCCTCACCACGCCGCAGCGGCTGATGGCGGGACCGGAGGAGGCGCTGCGCTACGGACAGCTGCTGGGCGCTCGCTATGTCGTGCCCTGCGCGGATGGCGGCGCCCCCTGGTACTGGCGCGAGGGCATGGGCCCCCGCTACGCCGGCTATCCGGGCGAGCCCGTCGCGGGCGCCAGCGCCATGGATGAGAATCCGGACGCGGATCCGTATCCGGAGCGGCTGGCCCAGGTGCGCGAGGAGCGGGGCGAAGGACCGGAGGCGCTCCTGCTGCGCCCCGGCGAGGCGCTGCGCTGGCGCGGGAAGCGGAAGCCGGAGGTGTCCCGCACGCCGGGCTTCGAGTGGCCCTTCGGCGACTGGCGCGAGCCCGCGCTTCAGCCGCCTCGCAGCACGTCGCGCGCGCGCCAGAGGGCGGCCAGGTAG
- a CDS encoding glycosyltransferase produces MTASVPERRRVLFTLVFMGTGGIERSVCNVLAGLDRERFEPSLFFHHGPPPPDTRGRIPSDVPISWGVGVEAYRRWELPRMLWRLFHEARKADIIVSGQEGRAALLARMAGALLGKPVLGMVHFDWGAFHREQPRRQLWGLKVLYPGMDRIVACGYDSAKAFAELVNVDRERLEVIPNFVDAERIRAASDAPLPAWAEPVFQKPVVIAVGRLEPQKSFDVLIRAHARMRAAGSDTHLLILGVGSLEADLKALVEELGVGASVFMPGYADNPHALMRRATAFALSSRFEGLPMVLLEALALGCPIVSTDCPSGPAEALDGGRAGVLVPMENDGAMAEALGRVVTDGDWRAQLRQRALARAEELSAERALKAWESLLAEV; encoded by the coding sequence ATGACGGCCTCGGTCCCTGAGCGGCGGCGAGTGCTGTTCACGCTCGTCTTCATGGGGACGGGCGGCATCGAGCGCTCGGTGTGCAACGTGCTGGCGGGCCTGGACCGGGAGCGGTTCGAACCCTCGCTGTTCTTCCACCACGGGCCGCCGCCGCCGGACACGCGCGGGCGGATCCCCTCGGACGTGCCCATCTCCTGGGGCGTGGGGGTGGAGGCGTACCGGCGCTGGGAGCTGCCCCGGATGCTCTGGCGGCTGTTCCACGAGGCGCGCAAGGCGGACATCATCGTCTCCGGACAGGAGGGCCGGGCGGCCCTGCTGGCGCGGATGGCGGGGGCCCTGCTGGGCAAGCCGGTGTTGGGGATGGTCCACTTCGATTGGGGGGCCTTCCACCGGGAGCAGCCGCGGCGCCAGCTCTGGGGCTTGAAGGTGCTCTACCCGGGGATGGACCGCATCGTGGCGTGTGGCTACGACTCCGCGAAGGCCTTCGCGGAGCTGGTGAACGTGGACCGGGAGCGGCTGGAGGTCATCCCCAACTTCGTGGACGCGGAGCGGATCCGCGCCGCGTCGGACGCGCCCCTGCCTGCCTGGGCGGAGCCGGTGTTCCAGAAGCCGGTGGTCATCGCGGTGGGACGGCTGGAGCCGCAGAAGTCCTTCGACGTGCTCATCCGCGCGCACGCCCGGATGCGGGCGGCTGGCTCCGACACCCACCTGCTCATCCTGGGGGTGGGGTCGCTGGAGGCGGACCTGAAGGCGCTGGTGGAGGAACTGGGCGTGGGGGCTTCGGTGTTCATGCCTGGGTATGCCGACAACCCGCATGCGCTGATGCGCCGGGCCACGGCCTTCGCCTTGTCGTCCCGCTTCGAGGGGCTGCCCATGGTGCTGTTGGAGGCGCTGGCGCTGGGGTGCCCCATCGTCAGCACGGACTGCCCCTCGGGCCCTGCGGAGGCCCTGGACGGGGGCCGGGCGGGCGTGCTGGTGCCCATGGAGAACGACGGGGCCATGGCGGAGGCCCTGGGCCGGGTGGTGACGGACGGGGACTGGCGGGCGCAGCTGCGCCAGCGGGCCCTGGCGCGGGCGGAGGAGCTCTCCGCCGAGCGGGCCCTCAAGGCCTGGGAGTCGCTGCTGG
- a CDS encoding alpha/beta hydrolase, translated as MKKPIRPPPLRLLAFALLGALAVVAVIALRNVRTARAVMHPVRQSLRPLDAGMLAERTDVALRTRDGLTLRGWYLPSRNRAAVAVMHGFAENRTQMLFEADVLSRAGYGVLLFDSRGHGESEGDLVTWGDREREDLRAAVDFLSHRDDVDPSRLGVLGFSMGGTTAMLGALDDPRLKAVAAAGAYPSLEADTRYSYGKWGPLSVQPVLWTLRLSGVDVDAVDPMKRLCDLKGRPLLLINGDVDPYAPAFLQDALFQAACEPKSYWVVPGAHHGEYAKKAPEAYAHHLRDFFDAALLGGA; from the coding sequence GTGAAGAAACCCATCCGTCCCCCTCCCCTCCGGCTTCTCGCGTTCGCCCTGCTGGGGGCGCTCGCGGTGGTGGCCGTCATCGCGTTGCGCAACGTCCGCACCGCGCGCGCCGTGATGCACCCCGTGCGCCAGTCGCTGAGGCCGCTCGACGCCGGGATGCTCGCGGAGCGCACGGACGTGGCGCTGCGCACGCGCGATGGCTTGACGCTGCGCGGCTGGTACCTGCCTTCGCGCAACCGCGCGGCGGTGGCGGTGATGCACGGCTTCGCGGAGAACCGCACGCAGATGCTCTTCGAAGCGGACGTGCTCTCTCGCGCGGGCTACGGCGTGCTGCTCTTCGACTCGCGCGGCCACGGCGAGAGCGAGGGCGACCTGGTGACCTGGGGCGACCGCGAGCGCGAGGACCTGCGCGCGGCGGTGGATTTCCTCTCGCACCGCGACGACGTGGACCCCTCCCGGCTGGGCGTGCTGGGCTTCTCCATGGGCGGCACCACCGCGATGCTGGGGGCGCTGGACGACCCACGGCTCAAGGCGGTGGCCGCCGCGGGCGCGTACCCGTCGCTGGAGGCGGACACGCGCTACAGCTACGGCAAGTGGGGCCCGCTGAGCGTGCAGCCGGTGCTGTGGACCCTGCGCCTGTCCGGCGTGGACGTGGACGCGGTGGACCCCATGAAGCGCCTGTGTGATTTGAAGGGCCGGCCGCTGCTGTTGATCAACGGCGACGTGGATCCGTACGCGCCCGCGTTCCTCCAGGACGCACTGTTCCAGGCCGCGTGCGAACCCAAGTCGTACTGGGTGGTGCCCGGCGCGCACCACGGCGAGTACGCGAAGAAGGCCCCGGAGGCGTACGCGCACCACCTGCGCGACTTCTTCGACGCGGCGCTGCTCGGCGGCGCCTGA
- a CDS encoding glycosyltransferase family 2 protein: MSSIDVSVVMPTYKREKEVVEAIHSALRQEGVQVEVLVLDDSAEGTARDAVQGMGDARVRYFKQEVPSKGRPALVRNHGATLARGRYLHFLDDDDLLAEGALKSMVTALDARPDAGVAVGWVVPFSEDPEWLEDKSTYFERVAKVGATTPNSAWTVAHILFLGTLYVNSACMVRREYFQPLGGFDPNIPVYEDVDFYLRGIRRYGHVYVNRPILNYRVGKPSLMHDLGKKGEKVEKSVAESNAIIHNKYRREHGELEYRLLQLATRALKGRFGLTRFLPLKLPDAS; this comes from the coding sequence ATGTCCTCAATCGATGTCTCGGTGGTGATGCCGACGTACAAGCGCGAGAAGGAAGTGGTGGAGGCCATCCACTCCGCGCTGCGTCAGGAAGGCGTCCAGGTGGAGGTGCTGGTCCTGGACGACTCGGCCGAGGGCACGGCGCGCGACGCGGTGCAGGGCATGGGCGACGCGCGCGTGCGCTACTTCAAGCAGGAGGTGCCGTCGAAGGGCCGGCCCGCGCTGGTGCGCAACCACGGCGCCACGCTGGCCCGGGGCCGCTACCTGCACTTCCTGGACGACGACGACCTGCTGGCGGAGGGCGCGCTCAAGTCGATGGTCACGGCGCTGGACGCGCGGCCGGACGCGGGCGTGGCGGTGGGCTGGGTGGTGCCCTTCAGCGAGGACCCCGAGTGGCTGGAGGACAAGAGCACCTACTTCGAGCGGGTCGCGAAGGTGGGGGCCACCACGCCCAACAGCGCCTGGACGGTGGCGCACATCCTGTTCCTGGGCACGCTGTACGTGAACTCCGCGTGCATGGTGCGCCGCGAGTACTTCCAGCCGCTGGGCGGGTTCGATCCGAACATCCCCGTCTACGAGGACGTGGACTTCTACCTGCGCGGCATCCGCCGCTACGGCCACGTCTACGTCAACCGGCCCATCCTCAACTACCGCGTGGGCAAGCCGTCGCTGATGCACGACCTGGGCAAGAAGGGCGAGAAGGTGGAGAAGTCCGTGGCGGAGTCCAACGCCATCATCCACAACAAGTACCGGCGCGAACACGGTGAGCTGGAGTACCGCCTGCTCCAGCTGGCCACGCGCGCGCTGAAGGGCCGCTTCGGCCTGACGCGCTTCCTCCCCCTCAAGCTGCCTGACGCTTCCTGA
- a CDS encoding glycosyltransferase family 2 protein has translation MTPDVSVVVPTFRRPALVVEAVRSALSQDGVRVEVQVLDDSPEGSAREAVLALGDARVRYVKRDVPTGGNPATVRNEGWPGATGRYLHFLDDDDRVAPGAYQALARALDARPERGVAFGRVEPFGDDPAVLARQTAYFEDAARRARVAQRLGSRRWMVANMLFRPTVLVNSACLIRRELLPELGGYDTRLPLVEDVDFYLRAIRRAGAVFLDRAVLEYRTGAPSLMHNERDASKAMSAYRLIHERYRREWGAVEHTALKLATRTVLRWL, from the coding sequence ATGACGCCCGATGTCTCCGTGGTGGTGCCCACCTTCCGCCGTCCCGCGCTCGTGGTGGAGGCGGTGCGGAGCGCGCTGTCGCAGGACGGCGTGCGCGTGGAGGTCCAGGTGCTGGACGACAGCCCGGAGGGCTCCGCGCGAGAGGCGGTCCTCGCGCTGGGGGACGCGCGCGTGCGGTACGTGAAGCGCGACGTGCCCACCGGCGGCAACCCCGCCACGGTGCGCAACGAGGGCTGGCCCGGCGCCACCGGCCGCTACCTGCACTTCCTGGACGACGACGACCGCGTGGCCCCGGGCGCCTACCAGGCGCTCGCGCGGGCGCTCGACGCGCGCCCGGAGCGGGGCGTGGCCTTCGGACGGGTGGAGCCCTTCGGGGACGACCCCGCGGTGCTGGCCCGGCAGACGGCGTACTTCGAGGACGCGGCGCGCAGGGCCCGCGTCGCGCAGCGGCTGGGGTCGCGGCGCTGGATGGTGGCGAACATGCTGTTCCGGCCCACGGTGCTGGTGAACTCCGCGTGCCTCATCCGCCGGGAGCTGTTGCCCGAGCTGGGCGGCTACGACACGCGGCTGCCGCTGGTGGAGGACGTGGACTTCTACCTGCGCGCCATCCGCCGCGCGGGCGCCGTGTTCCTGGACCGCGCGGTGCTGGAGTACCGGACCGGCGCGCCCTCGCTGATGCACAACGAGCGCGACGCCAGCAAGGCCATGAGCGCCTACCGGCTCATCCACGAACGCTACCGGCGGGAGTGGGGCGCGGTGGAGCACACCGCGCTCAAGCTCGCCACCCGTACCGTCCTGCGGTGGCTCTGA
- a CDS encoding GNAT family N-acetyltransferase: MRLFVQQVDTVEGFHALGPEWRALAERVGQGLPFATWEWNITWWRHFQEQRHSVRDHLFVLAVRSADGTLRAVAPLMRTERPGSGPVRARVLQFLGADPNVTELRGLICAPEWEAPAYAALTRHLRAHASEWDWILWCGMDLQGPAMGELSRMAPLTPLREVPAYVLPLAPTWEAFKAGRSRNIKESLRKCYNSLKRDGLSFTFQVARTPQEVAGALPDFFRLHQARAEAEDAGVRHRDVFGSEQARGFLTDLCQQLARQDAVRVFQLCIGGAVVASRVGFVRGDTLYLYYSGYLPRWGDYSVMTTTVAEALQYAIQQGLKVAHLSSGRDVSKLRWGPQEIQKHDALQLSPEWRGRAAFATYRKVRELLSNEQLQGWARRTLARRAGE, encoded by the coding sequence ATGCGCCTCTTCGTCCAACAGGTGGACACGGTGGAGGGGTTCCACGCGCTGGGCCCGGAGTGGCGGGCGCTGGCGGAGCGGGTGGGGCAGGGGCTGCCCTTCGCCACCTGGGAGTGGAACATCACCTGGTGGCGCCACTTCCAGGAGCAGCGCCACAGCGTGCGCGACCACCTCTTCGTGCTCGCGGTGAGGAGCGCGGACGGGACGCTCCGGGCGGTGGCTCCGCTCATGCGCACGGAGCGCCCGGGGTCCGGCCCCGTGCGCGCGCGCGTGCTCCAGTTCCTGGGCGCGGACCCCAACGTCACGGAGCTGCGCGGGCTCATCTGCGCGCCGGAATGGGAGGCCCCCGCCTACGCGGCCCTCACCCGGCATCTGCGCGCGCACGCGTCCGAATGGGATTGGATCCTCTGGTGCGGCATGGACCTGCAGGGGCCCGCCATGGGGGAGCTGTCCCGCATGGCGCCGCTCACGCCGCTGCGCGAGGTGCCCGCGTATGTGTTGCCGCTGGCCCCGACCTGGGAGGCGTTCAAGGCGGGGCGCTCGCGCAACATCAAGGAGTCGCTGCGCAAGTGCTACAACTCGCTCAAGCGCGACGGGCTGTCCTTCACCTTCCAGGTCGCGCGGACGCCCCAGGAGGTCGCCGGGGCGCTGCCCGACTTCTTCCGCCTGCACCAGGCCCGCGCGGAGGCGGAGGACGCGGGCGTGCGGCACCGCGACGTGTTCGGTTCGGAGCAGGCCCGGGGTTTCCTCACGGACCTCTGCCAGCAGCTCGCGCGCCAGGACGCCGTGCGGGTGTTTCAACTGTGTATTGGCGGCGCCGTGGTTGCCAGCCGAGTCGGCTTTGTCCGCGGTGACACACTTTATCTCTACTATTCCGGTTATCTGCCGCGCTGGGGGGACTACAGCGTGATGACCACCACCGTGGCGGAGGCGCTCCAGTACGCCATCCAGCAGGGGCTGAAGGTGGCGCACCTCTCCTCGGGGAGGGACGTGTCGAAGCTGCGCTGGGGGCCCCAGGAGATCCAGAAACACGACGCCCTGCAACTGTCTCCAGAGTGGCGGGGGCGCGCGGCCTTCGCTACCTATCGCAAGGTGCGTGAGCTATTGAGCAACGAGCAACTCCAGGGATGGGCCCGTCGGACGCTCGCGCGCCGGGCGGGAGAATAA